The window ATATACGAACTCAATGTTGCCGAATTTGCCGGCGGTAAGTTAGGACTTCCTGCAGGTGAAGTTACATTCCGCCATTTCATCGAAACAATTCCATATCTCGATTCGCTCGGTGTGAATGCTATTGAATTAATGCCCATCAACGATTATGGATTGATCGGAAAATCGGGTTTCTCGTGGGGTTACGATCTTAATTCTTATTTGGCATTAGAACCCGGTTATGGTTCTCCAGCCGATTTTAAAGCTCTCGTCGATTCCGCACATGGAAGAGGTATTGCTGTAATCGTTGATGTCGTTTTCAATCACCTCAACGAAACGAGTGCCCTCTGGCAAATGGCACAGAACGAAGATATCAATCCTTATTTTAAAAGATGCAGCGACCTTCGATATAACGAAGATCAACTTTGTTTCTTTAAAGATATGGACCATTGGACTAATGAAACACAGGAGTTAATTTATAATACATTGAAAATGTGGATTGATGATTACAAAGTAGATGGTTTCAGATATGATTTGACACAAGGAATCGGTTGGAGAATAACCGAGCCAACGAAAGGAATTTTAGGATGGGCTAATAAAATTCATTCGGAATATGGCGGCGCAATTTATCAGATTGTTGAACATTTACCCGAAAGTCCCGCGCTGATTTTCAACAGCGGCATAACAAGCGGTTGGCACGACAGCTTCAGAGATGAAGTTTTCAAATGCTTAATACCGTCGCAACATCCAACATTGGCAACGATTGAAGATAGGGTGCTCGACCTCGGTGCATATCCAAGTGGCGATACTCCTTCAACTCCCGACCGCTACGCAAACCGAAAAGAACCTGTGAATGCAACAGTAAACCACGATGAGCTATCTTTGATTTACGAGATGATAACCTGGCAGGGCGTACCATTGGAACAGGCGATTCAACGAGATAAGCTTTACGCAACACTTATGTTTACCTCGCTCGGTATTCCTATGCTATGGCAGGGGATGGAGTTTGCTGAACCGCGCGGCTTTCAGAGTGACGGTGAAAAACTTTCGTATCGCCCTGTACAGTTTAACCGTCTTTCAACAGCGACAGGTCAAGTGCACTATAATTATTACAGCAGATTAATTTTCCAACGACTAAACAACCCGGCGCTTCACAACGGAGAGTTACGCAAACTATTCCGATACAATACTGAACGCGTGTTAGTTTGGGGGTTTGAAGATACAAATACCGATGCAAAAATTATGTGCGTTGCAAATTTGAGTAATAGTCAGCAAACGGTGAGTAATGTTCCCTGGCTTGCTTCGGGAACTTGGTTCGATGCTATCGACCAAACCGAGTTCATTGCATCCGGAACAACGTTAAGTAGCTTTACGATTCCGGCTTTCACAGCAAAAGTTTATTCAAACAAACCGGACAGTATTTTACTTTCTGTTGAGAATATCATAACAGAATTTCCAACTGAATTTCGGTTAGAGCAAAATTACCCAAACCCATTCAACCCATCAACGTTAATACGATATGATATTCCGCAAGAAGGATTAGTAATTTTGAAGATTTATGATCTATTAGGTAGAGAAGTAGCAACACTCGTAAATGAATTCAAGAAAGCTGGAAATTATGAGGCGGTGTGGAATGCAGTAGGATTGCCGAGTGGAGTTTACTTCTATCGTATGCAAGCCCACCCAATAAATGGCGGGCAAGTTGGAAGCAACTTCACAGAAACTAAAAAACTTTTATTACTCAAATAATTTATGCTAAACATTGCAATCGAAGCCGCCAAAGAAGCGGGCAAATTTTTAAAACATAACTTGGGAAAAGTTAGAGAGATCAATCTTAAAAGCGGACAGGAAAAAAACCTCGTTACTGAGATTGATAAAAAATCGGAAGAGATGATTGTGGGAATTATCAGAAAACATTTTCCAAATCACGATATACTCGCCGAGGAAAGCGGTAGCGAGCACGGTAAAAAATCGGACTTTCGCTGGATAATAGACCCGTTAGACGGAACAACGAACTTTACACACGGTCTGCCGATATTTTGTGTGTCCATCGGACTTGAACGCAAAGGTGAATTAATTGCCGGTGTAATCTACGACCCGAATTTGAATGAGCTTTTTTCGGCAGAAAAAGGGCGCGGCGCTTTTTTAAACGGCAGACGCCTGCGTGTTTCTCAGACAGCATCTCTCAAACAAAGCTTACTCGTAACAGGATTCCCTTATAACGTAAATGAAAATCCCGACAACTGCATCGAACATTTTGTAAATTTCCTCTTTGAAGGTCAAGCAGTCAGAAGAATGGGATCAGCAGCAATCGATATGGCTTATGTTGCCGCTGGTCGTTATGATGGATTCTGGGAAGTTAATTTGAATGCCTGGGATATGGCAGCGGGAGTTTTGTTGATTCGCGAAGCCGGCGGAAAAGTTACTGGTTTTAAAGGAGAAGAAATAAATATTTATGGAAAACAAATCGTCGCAAGCAATGGATTAATACACGATGAGATGGTGGGATTGATAAGTAGAAAGCCGACTTTACTCAAATAATTTTGAATTAAGTATTATTCTTATTACTTTATACAAAAAGTTTTGTACTAATTAGACTTGTTACAATAACTCATTATAATGAAACCATTTATTCGGTTCCACTATTTGGTCTACTTTGATTTTATTTCATTCAATAATCCATTATGTTCATTATTTGCAATTAACATAATGAATTTGTAATTTTAATTAACAAACGATAGAAAACGGATAATAATATGATAAATCAGGATAATCAAAAAGAAATTCTTGAAATATATGCCGAATTAGAAAAAAAAGCTAAAGAGATTTATCCGGATATTGAAAAAAATATTGAGACCTTCAACTCGATTAGAGTTGAGCAAGAAAGTTATTTAAATTATATTTCTTTATTAAATGAGCAATCCCTCTCAAAGGCTTCCAATCAAACTTGTTTAGAATAAGATGCCAACTTGGGGGCAAATATTAGCTGAAATTCAAACTG of the Bacteroidota bacterium genome contains:
- a CDS encoding alpha-amylase family glycosyl hydrolase, coding for MKKISLFLFLFTLTGNFLFSNPADSVTITFRTYQPTSPALYLPGEFNGWVNNAPISLMSYDNTLASWTKTYTFKIKDPLDTRRRMGDSVWQYKFYSTAAGWYGDPLNPEQNPADYNNSVLRLTKFFWFQFYTFEVSQQISRVSASLVHANSDSITSVYLAIAQTESSPRTITDVTQFFNRATRIVDYTLPLPIPKSYFVRLVGYNDQGDSVVYKRGGYIIATLPMPAYVKHGVTLPSTASNDSTSFRIHVPGKDYVLLRIAPLGQNPVTASPIVMRRATLNNEWWMNVKLAKGTYEYLYEIENNKMIYDPWGKWNGTNGSRFATDSTGLTADDYVWQNTNFQRPPMDKLVIYELNVAEFAGGKLGLPAGEVTFRHFIETIPYLDSLGVNAIELMPINDYGLIGKSGFSWGYDLNSYLALEPGYGSPADFKALVDSAHGRGIAVIVDVVFNHLNETSALWQMAQNEDINPYFKRCSDLRYNEDQLCFFKDMDHWTNETQELIYNTLKMWIDDYKVDGFRYDLTQGIGWRITEPTKGILGWANKIHSEYGGAIYQIVEHLPESPALIFNSGITSGWHDSFRDEVFKCLIPSQHPTLATIEDRVLDLGAYPSGDTPSTPDRYANRKEPVNATVNHDELSLIYEMITWQGVPLEQAIQRDKLYATLMFTSLGIPMLWQGMEFAEPRGFQSDGEKLSYRPVQFNRLSTATGQVHYNYYSRLIFQRLNNPALHNGELRKLFRYNTERVLVWGFEDTNTDAKIMCVANLSNSQQTVSNVPWLASGTWFDAIDQTEFIASGTTLSSFTIPAFTAKVYSNKPDSILLSVENIITEFPTEFRLEQNYPNPFNPSTLIRYDIPQEGLVILKIYDLLGREVATLVNEFKKAGNYEAVWNAVGLPSGVYFYRMQAHPINGGQVGSNFTETKKLLLLK
- a CDS encoding inositol monophosphatase family protein, producing MLNIAIEAAKEAGKFLKHNLGKVREINLKSGQEKNLVTEIDKKSEEMIVGIIRKHFPNHDILAEESGSEHGKKSDFRWIIDPLDGTTNFTHGLPIFCVSIGLERKGELIAGVIYDPNLNELFSAEKGRGAFLNGRRLRVSQTASLKQSLLVTGFPYNVNENPDNCIEHFVNFLFEGQAVRRMGSAAIDMAYVAAGRYDGFWEVNLNAWDMAAGVLLIREAGGKVTGFKGEEINIYGKQIVASNGLIHDEMVGLISRKPTLLK